Proteins found in one Pelmatolapia mariae isolate MD_Pm_ZW linkage group LG7, Pm_UMD_F_2, whole genome shotgun sequence genomic segment:
- the siah1 gene encoding E3 ubiquitin-protein ligase Siah1 isoform X2 → MDEEMSRQTATALPTGTSKCPPSQRVPTLSGTTASNSDLASLFECPVCFDYVLPPILQCQSGHLVCSNCRPKLTCCPTCRGPLGSIRNLAMEKVANSVLFPCKYASSGCEVTLPHTDKTEHEELCEFRPYSCPCPGASCKWQGSLDAVMPHLMHQHKSITTLQGEDIVFLATDINLPGAVDWVMMQSCFGFHFMLVLEKQEKYDGHQQFFAIVQLIGTRKQAENFAYRLELNGHRRRLTWEATPRSIHEGIATAIMNSDCLVFDTSIAQLFAENGNLGINVTISMC, encoded by the exons AAATGAGTCGCCAGACTGCCACCGCGCTGCCCACAGGAACATCTAAGTGCCCTCCCTCTCAGCGTGTGCCCACCCTTTCAGGCACCACAGCCTCCAACAGTGACCTGGCGAGCCTGTTTGAGTGTCCTGTCTGCTTCGACTATGTCCTCCCCCCAATCCTCCAGTGCCAGTCCGGACACCTG GTGTGCTCCAACTGCCGGCCTAAGCTCACTTGTTGCCCCACCTGCCGAGGTCCCCTGGGTTCCATCAGGAACCTGGCCATGGAGAAGGTGGCCAACTCTGTCCTTTTCCCCTGCAAGTATGCCTCATCAGGCTGCGAAGTCACCTTGCCTCATACCGACAAGACCGAGCACGAAGAGCTTTGTGAGTTTCGGCCGTATTCCTGCCCCTGCCCCGGCGCCTCTTGCAAGTGGCAGGGATCATTGGATGCAGTCATGCCTCACCTGATGCACCAGCACAAGTCCATCACCACACTGCAG GGGGAGGACATCGTGTTCCTGGCCACAGATATCAACCTGCCTGGTGCGGTGGACTGGGTAATGATGCAGTCGTGCTTCGGCTTCCACTTCATGCTTgtgttggagaagcaggagaagTACGACGGACACCAGCAGTTCTTTGCCATCGTGCAGCTCATTGGGACTCGCAAGCAGGCCGAGAACTTCGCCTACCGACTGGAGCTCAATGGGCACCGGCGTCGTCTGACCTGGGAGGCCACGCCACGCTCCATCCACGAGGGCATCGCCACAGCTATCATGAACAGCGACTGCCTGGTGTTCGACACATCCATCGCACAGCTGTTTGCTGAGAACGGCAACCTGGGAATCAACGTCACCATCTCCATGTGCTAA
- the siah1 gene encoding E3 ubiquitin-protein ligase Siah1 isoform X1 — MICLWLYHNHPPLLSEMSRQTATALPTGTSKCPPSQRVPTLSGTTASNSDLASLFECPVCFDYVLPPILQCQSGHLVCSNCRPKLTCCPTCRGPLGSIRNLAMEKVANSVLFPCKYASSGCEVTLPHTDKTEHEELCEFRPYSCPCPGASCKWQGSLDAVMPHLMHQHKSITTLQGEDIVFLATDINLPGAVDWVMMQSCFGFHFMLVLEKQEKYDGHQQFFAIVQLIGTRKQAENFAYRLELNGHRRRLTWEATPRSIHEGIATAIMNSDCLVFDTSIAQLFAENGNLGINVTISMC; from the exons ATGATCTGCTTATGGCTTTATCATAACCATCCTCCTCTCTTGTCAGAAATGAGTCGCCAGACTGCCACCGCGCTGCCCACAGGAACATCTAAGTGCCCTCCCTCTCAGCGTGTGCCCACCCTTTCAGGCACCACAGCCTCCAACAGTGACCTGGCGAGCCTGTTTGAGTGTCCTGTCTGCTTCGACTATGTCCTCCCCCCAATCCTCCAGTGCCAGTCCGGACACCTG GTGTGCTCCAACTGCCGGCCTAAGCTCACTTGTTGCCCCACCTGCCGAGGTCCCCTGGGTTCCATCAGGAACCTGGCCATGGAGAAGGTGGCCAACTCTGTCCTTTTCCCCTGCAAGTATGCCTCATCAGGCTGCGAAGTCACCTTGCCTCATACCGACAAGACCGAGCACGAAGAGCTTTGTGAGTTTCGGCCGTATTCCTGCCCCTGCCCCGGCGCCTCTTGCAAGTGGCAGGGATCATTGGATGCAGTCATGCCTCACCTGATGCACCAGCACAAGTCCATCACCACACTGCAG GGGGAGGACATCGTGTTCCTGGCCACAGATATCAACCTGCCTGGTGCGGTGGACTGGGTAATGATGCAGTCGTGCTTCGGCTTCCACTTCATGCTTgtgttggagaagcaggagaagTACGACGGACACCAGCAGTTCTTTGCCATCGTGCAGCTCATTGGGACTCGCAAGCAGGCCGAGAACTTCGCCTACCGACTGGAGCTCAATGGGCACCGGCGTCGTCTGACCTGGGAGGCCACGCCACGCTCCATCCACGAGGGCATCGCCACAGCTATCATGAACAGCGACTGCCTGGTGTTCGACACATCCATCGCACAGCTGTTTGCTGAGAACGGCAACCTGGGAATCAACGTCACCATCTCCATGTGCTAA